One window of the Streptomyces sp. NBC_00259 genome contains the following:
- a CDS encoding DUF4913 domain-containing protein, which translates to MSTGPEEQQSSGDDVEFYFADVYLFVSDYLAQMVRRRINGSSATWCPRWWEHPEAGARLSALWLAWEHLRHDSALGMSTWWLHHADPHLRVLMDADLGPFAACSPKGGHTSHPFEPLPVEPHAPDPRTV; encoded by the coding sequence ATGAGCACCGGTCCCGAGGAGCAGCAGTCGTCCGGCGACGACGTGGAGTTCTACTTCGCGGACGTCTATCTCTTCGTCTCCGACTACCTCGCGCAGATGGTCCGGCGCCGTATCAACGGCTCCTCCGCCACTTGGTGTCCGCGCTGGTGGGAGCACCCCGAGGCGGGCGCCCGGCTGTCCGCGCTGTGGCTGGCCTGGGAGCATCTGCGGCACGACTCGGCGCTCGGGATGTCCACCTGGTGGCTTCACCACGCCGACCCGCATCTGCGGGTGCTGATGGACGCGGATCTCGGTCCGTTCGCGGCCTGTTCACCCAAGGGCGGGCACACGTCGCACCCCTTCGAGCCGCTCCCCGTCGAGCCCCACGCACCGGATCCACGCACCGTTTGA
- a CDS encoding peptidoglycan DD-metalloendopeptidase family protein, whose product MVAPAVLAAAAKVAKSAKNATQSAGGQGGPDGDGGGKKKGSGKWLLIIGGGGMLPVAGVGFVAIVLIGGLVGGLGGGSAQAACGDYGDNAQAGNTGDQAATSPIMPAGKMYMPSETARHEIPPKMILASMRAAARYDGLDWTLIAGQMYQETKFGQDKSAAPGGKNSAGYMGLLQFGDDAWTDYGADGNDDGTKDKYNIDDAAFAAANFLHAQKAETQAWEALRVYSGSRASNTIYMRVVLTQAARYRGTLTGDKGLIKDWYAHLKKTVDKNPGFPTLGKQSDIPEPVGNDADPKKALSIPAESARSWSTPPLDGGGGDGGTSDDGTTTAMAPIAYSRPLAAPADEPRPATGKDWQWPLKKGSYQVGTEYRKSGSSWSLGYHTGLDLVAPVGTPIYAPSDGKVVKSSSGGSYGNETHIEHANGVITLYAHQSTVSVSVGSTVKRGDQIGKVGVTGNTTGPHLHWEVRVPGVDNPFVGGQDKGPGMVDPEAWLEGKVSAKPDYGTVPGGDGGKDADYVDCAKEGSGTPVAPDGAGVTGVLPDSDDPVVRAALGWAQRGIGVPYVLGAPRLQGVSPTTFDCSSYTQWAYYQASGGKIDIGATTFVQEDKLRRYKVSLSEAQPGDLIFFRPSSRGSEHVGIVWDPAGKKIVHAPRPGKNVEFSTWDVQDKITAVYRVPIPQGTNPSEADGKGDTEHA is encoded by the coding sequence ATGGTGGCTCCAGCCGTACTGGCGGCCGCGGCCAAGGTGGCGAAGTCGGCCAAGAACGCGACCCAGTCGGCCGGGGGCCAGGGTGGTCCGGACGGCGATGGCGGCGGCAAGAAGAAGGGCAGCGGCAAGTGGCTGCTGATCATCGGGGGCGGCGGGATGCTGCCGGTCGCCGGTGTCGGCTTCGTCGCCATCGTCCTGATCGGCGGCCTGGTCGGCGGTCTGGGCGGCGGTTCGGCCCAGGCCGCCTGCGGGGACTACGGGGACAACGCCCAGGCCGGCAACACCGGTGACCAGGCCGCCACCAGTCCGATCATGCCGGCGGGCAAGATGTACATGCCGAGCGAGACGGCCCGTCACGAGATACCCCCGAAGATGATCCTGGCCTCGATGCGCGCCGCGGCCCGCTACGACGGGCTGGACTGGACGCTCATCGCCGGGCAGATGTACCAGGAGACCAAGTTCGGCCAGGACAAGTCGGCCGCACCCGGCGGCAAGAACAGCGCCGGCTACATGGGGCTGCTGCAGTTCGGCGACGACGCCTGGACGGACTACGGCGCCGACGGCAACGACGACGGCACGAAGGACAAGTACAACATCGACGACGCGGCCTTCGCCGCCGCCAACTTCCTGCACGCCCAGAAGGCCGAGACACAGGCGTGGGAGGCGCTCCGGGTCTACTCGGGCTCCCGGGCGAGCAACACCATCTACATGCGGGTGGTCCTCACCCAGGCCGCCCGCTACCGCGGCACCCTCACCGGCGACAAGGGCCTGATCAAGGACTGGTACGCGCACCTGAAGAAGACCGTGGACAAGAACCCGGGCTTCCCCACGCTCGGCAAGCAGTCGGACATCCCCGAGCCCGTCGGCAACGACGCCGACCCGAAGAAGGCGCTGAGCATCCCCGCCGAGTCGGCACGTTCCTGGTCGACCCCGCCCCTCGACGGCGGCGGAGGCGACGGCGGCACGAGCGACGACGGCACGACGACCGCGATGGCACCGATCGCGTACTCCCGTCCGCTGGCCGCCCCGGCCGACGAACCGCGACCGGCCACCGGCAAGGACTGGCAGTGGCCGCTGAAGAAAGGCTCCTACCAGGTCGGCACCGAGTACCGTAAGAGCGGGAGCAGTTGGAGCCTCGGATATCACACCGGACTCGACCTGGTCGCCCCCGTCGGCACGCCGATCTACGCCCCGTCCGACGGCAAGGTGGTGAAGAGCTCCAGTGGCGGGTCGTACGGCAACGAGACCCACATCGAGCACGCGAACGGCGTGATCACGCTGTACGCCCACCAGAGCACCGTCTCGGTCTCCGTGGGGAGCACCGTCAAGCGCGGTGACCAGATCGGCAAGGTCGGCGTCACCGGCAACACCACCGGTCCCCACCTCCACTGGGAGGTCCGAGTCCCTGGTGTCGACAACCCCTTCGTCGGGGGCCAGGACAAGGGTCCCGGCATGGTCGACCCGGAGGCGTGGCTGGAGGGCAAGGTGTCCGCCAAGCCCGACTACGGCACCGTTCCCGGCGGGGACGGCGGCAAGGACGCCGACTACGTGGACTGCGCGAAGGAGGGCAGCGGCACCCCGGTCGCCCCCGACGGCGCGGGTGTGACCGGCGTACTGCCCGACTCCGACGACCCGGTGGTACGGGCGGCACTCGGCTGGGCGCAGCGCGGCATCGGCGTGCCGTACGTGCTCGGCGCACCGCGCCTGCAGGGCGTCAGCCCGACGACCTTCGACTGCTCCAGCTACACGCAGTGGGCCTACTACCAGGCGAGCGGCGGCAAGATCGACATCGGTGCGACGACCTTCGTACAGGAGGACAAGCTCCGTCGCTACAAGGTCTCGCTGAGCGAGGCCCAGCCCGGTGACCTGATCTTCTTCCGGCCCAGCTCACGCGGCTCGGAGCACGTCGGCATCGTGTGGGACCCGGCCGGCAAGAAGATCGTCCACGCTCCGCGCCCCGGCAAGAACGTCGAGTTCAGCACGTGGGACGTACAGGACAAG